The genomic stretch AACGTATGACTGATCATTATTTCCAAGCCATCGAAGTTTCTCGGTATGCACATGCGGCGTTCGGAGTTTTCGGGGGCAAGGCTCCCCATGGGCACGGGATTGTACCCGGAGGGTGTACCATGCACGTGGATGCCGATAAAATCAACCGCTATCGCGGTTATCTTATCACTATCCTCGAGTTTATTAATAATGTACCTAAATTCCACGTGTGTTTTTTATTAGCTTCAAAAATCACTATTTCACGAAGAATTTAGACTGCTTCTCACACATTGTAACATTATTTACAACCACCTTTCAATCATTTTTGATAAATCATTGATTTCATCTTTGCTGCAATGATACTTAATAAACTCTGCAAGTTATCCACAGAGCAACACTCAATTTTATTGATGATATTCTTATTATACCAGACATTTTTCATACACTCCCTTGTACGGATAGTTTTCCGACAACTTCATGATTACATATCTTGCGGTTTTGATTATTTTTGCTGCAAGAAATACATACTTCAAACGAAAGGTCTTTATTTGCTGTCTGTATTCTGAAGAGTCCAAGGAATCAAACTTGAACAACAAAAATAGGTTATATGAAAGCATCATCATTTGAAACACGGCTTCATTCGCCCAAAATGACTTTAGCAAGAGATGACCCACCGCCATGTCGTATTTGGCTTCTTTGATATAGTTTTCAGCATTACCACGCTTTTCATAGTATATAACTACTTTTTCAGAAAGCAAGGTAGTATTTGTTACAAAGAAAAAGTAGTCGTATTCGGAACCTTCTAAAAGTGATAATTGTGCTCTTTCTTTTTCTGGTTTCAGTACGCGAGATACGACAAATCTTCTGTCTTTTTCCCATTTAACTAATTTTGTATACAGTTCTGTAGTTTCTCTACCTTCTTCTCCTTTAACGAATACAATTGATGAATTCGTTGCTTGTGAGGTGAGTGTAGAATAACTTTTGGCTTTAATTAAATATTTGCATCCAAGAGATTCTATCGTTTCGATAATTTTTTCATCAAAGTAGCCACTATCCATTCGAAATAAAATTTCTAAATCGTCTGATTTGATGTTAGCAACAATTTCTTTGATCATTTCCGCAGCACCGTTTGCAGTGTAAGTATTGCCACTTCTTACAAATCCGGTAACATATGCTTTTAATTCGTCGCAAAATGCAAATTGGATATTGTAGCATCGGTTTCCCAGTTTCTTAGGATTATATCCTTTTGACGCACCTTCTTGATGACCTTCTACGTTAATTACACTACTATCAATATCAATCGTAATGGATGTCAATTTACTTTTAGTGAGCAGTTTTTTAAAGACTTTAAAATTAATGTCTCTAAACATTTGGGTTGTCTTGAAGTTGAAGTTTCCTAGAAACCGTGACACTGTTTCAGGTTCTTTTACGGAAATATCAAACTCGTTGACGAGGGGATCATTTTGAAGTAGCTTTAGACGTTCTAACTTATCAATGCCAATGAAGTGACCGCAGAGCATGGTCTTTATATGATTCATCTTGATTTTATTTGTTGAGTCATTATCAAATACGAGGTCATTTTCAATAAAATCAAAAATCCCATTGCTTTTTGCATTCTCAAGGAGCAGAAAAAGACCTGCATTTGATGTTAGATTCTTAGCTTTGAAATCAATTTTATTAATCATAATTAGAACCCCTTTTTACTACTTTTCTTACTATTATTTTACCATATATCGAGTCATAAAAGCTGATAATTTAACATATTTTTGAGCACTTTTCTTTCACCCAATGGGTGAAAGCTGAATTTCGAAGGAACGCATATTTATCAAGGCTTTGATTATGCTTTTTGAAGTACTGACGTAGAATCTAGGAAGTAGATATTCTGTAGGTCCATTTAGGAGTTCTAGACTGCGCGCGTTGCCATTATATAAGAATTCGTAACCCATCTGCTGTGAATTGCTTTCCGGGAGATTCATTGTATAGATAAATCCTGAAGCTATCTTGCCTTGAAATACGCTACGTTGGCCTTCATTATAGCTTAGGTTAGAGAAATACAACCGTTCTAAAAAAGAGCGCATTTCTCCGGTAACATTGCCGAAGTAGATTGGGGAACCCAGCAACAGGACATCACTTATGAGGATTTTCTCTAAGAGAGGGGTAAGATCATCTTTTAAGGCGCAATGGCCGAGATACTTAGTGTTCCTCTGTTTACATATAAAGCAACTGATACAGCCTTTGAAGTTTAAGTCATAAAGATGAACCAATTCGGTCTCCGCACCGACTGATTGAGCTCCCTTGAGCGCTTCTTGTAAGAGTGTTGCAGTATTCCACTTTTTTCGTGGACTACCATTTACCGCGATGACGTTCATTTTTTATCAACTCCAATTTATTAGTTATTATCTATAACTTCATTATAACAGCTGCGTTTTTGATTGTACTTATTTTTCACTAGCTAACAATTAACTGTGAAGATTATGAGATCAGTTCTGGGTTTGCATTTTTTTAGTGATTGTGTTTATAATACGATATAAGTAAATAGGACTGGATGAAGTTCTCAGGAGTGCATGGGTGTAAAACCGATGGTAAACTGGAAATGGACAGAACTCTGGAGAGTTCCGTAAGGACGCCGAAGGGGCAAGACAGTAGAAGATACTGTCCAATCTCTCAGGCAAAAGGACAGAGAAAAGATTTGGGCGCTTTTGGCTACGATTCTTGCATTAGATGTTGCCGCTTAAATGAATTCTCTTTGCTCACCAGAGTCAAACTTTTAGTTGACTCTTTTTTATTGCTCAAAATGGGAACGATAGAAAATCAAGAAGAAAAGGGGTAAAGGAAATGAGCTTAGAAAGTACTAAAGAAACTTCCAACCGAGTGATTATCTCCATTCTCGGTAAGGATCAGATTGGCATTATCGCTTGGCTGACCGGACGTTTAGCTGAAAAATCCATCAATGTCTTAGATCTCAGCCAAACGATCCTCCAGGGATTTTTCACCATGATTATGATTGTGGATGTCGCCCAAGCGTCCGTATCTTTAGGGGATCTCACCAAGCAGCTGCAGAGTGAGGGAGAACCCCGTGGGTTAAAAGTCAATGTTCAGCATGAAGATATTTTTGAATTCATGCATCGAGTTTAAGGGGGTAAAAGGATGAAAATGCATATCGCTCCCCACGAAATACTTCAAACCATCGAGATGGTTGAGAATGAGAACCTCGATATCCGTACGATCACTATGGGTATTAGCTTGTTGGATTGTGCCGGAGATGATGTTCAGCGTGTGGAACAAAAGATCTATGATAAAATCACTCAGCAAGCGGAGCATCTCGTCAGTGTAGGTGAAAGTCTATCTGCTCGCTATGGAATTCCCATCGTCAACAAGCGGGTTTCCGTAACCCCGATCGCTCTTCTCGGTTCAAGCTTTAACCCGGAAGAAATGGTGCGTTTAGCTAAGGCACTGGACCGAGCGGCAGAGGTAGTGGGAATCAACTTTCTGGGAGGCTTTTCAGCCTTAGTCCAAAAGGGATTAACCAAAGGAGATCGGGCTCTCATCGCGGCGATTCCGCAAGCCTTAGCAGAAACAAAACGAGTTTGCTCCTCGGTAAATATCGGTTCTACGAAAACCGGGATCAATATGGATGCGGTTTTAACCATGGGAGAAGTCATCCTCGAATGCGCTCGACGCACTGCAGACCAAGATGGTATTGCCGCTGCCAAGTTGGTTGTCTTCTGCAATGCGCCGGAAGATAACCCCTTTATGGCTGGAGCCTTTCATGGGGTAGGTGAGCCGGAGACGGTGATCAACGTAGGGGTTAGTGGCCCCGGGGTGGTGGCCCATGCAGTCAAGAAAAGTCCGGAAGCGGATTTAGGGGAAATAGCCAACCTGATTAAACGCACAGCCTTTAAGATTACGCGCATGGGTGAACTCATCGGTCGCGAGGCTTCCAAGGTTCTTAATGTACCCTTTGGGATTGTGGATCTTTCCTTAGCTCCTACCCCAGCTGTAGGGGATAGTGTGGCAGAAATTCTAGAGAATATGGGACTGGAGCGCTGCGGAGCTCATGGAACCACCGCTGCCTTGGCCTTGCTCAATGACGCCGTGAAAAAGGGTGGCGCCATGGCCTCCTCCCATGTGGGAGGGTTGAGCGGAGCCTTTATTCCTGTCTCGGAAGATGCGGGCATGATTCGCGCGGTAGAGGAGGGGGCTTTAAGCATTGAAAAGCTGGAGGCTATGACTTGTGTCTGCTCCGTGGGCTTGGATATGATTGC from Desulfitobacterium dichloroeliminans LMG P-21439 encodes the following:
- a CDS encoding IS1380-like element ISEcp1 family transposase — protein: MINKIDFKAKNLTSNAGLFLLLENAKSNGIFDFIENDLVFDNDSTNKIKMNHIKTMLCGHFIGIDKLERLKLLQNDPLVNEFDISVKEPETVSRFLGNFNFKTTQMFRDINFKVFKKLLTKSKLTSITIDIDSSVINVEGHQEGASKGYNPKKLGNRCYNIQFAFCDELKAYVTGFVRSGNTYTANGAAEMIKEIVANIKSDDLEILFRMDSGYFDEKIIETIESLGCKYLIKAKSYSTLTSQATNSSIVFVKGEEGRETTELYTKLVKWEKDRRFVVSRVLKPEKERAQLSLLEGSEYDYFFFVTNTTLLSEKVVIYYEKRGNAENYIKEAKYDMAVGHLLLKSFWANEAVFQMMMLSYNLFLLFKFDSLDSSEYRQQIKTFRLKYVFLAAKIIKTARYVIMKLSENYPYKGVYEKCLV
- a CDS encoding flavodoxin family protein; its protein translation is MNVIAVNGSPRKKWNTATLLQEALKGAQSVGAETELVHLYDLNFKGCISCFICKQRNTKYLGHCALKDDLTPLLEKILISDVLLLGSPIYFGNVTGEMRSFLERLYFSNLSYNEGQRSVFQGKIASGFIYTMNLPESNSQQMGYEFLYNGNARSLELLNGPTEYLLPRFYVSTSKSIIKALINMRSFEIQLSPIG
- a CDS encoding ACT domain-containing protein; this encodes MSLESTKETSNRVIISILGKDQIGIIAWLTGRLAEKSINVLDLSQTILQGFFTMIMIVDVAQASVSLGDLTKQLQSEGEPRGLKVNVQHEDIFEFMHRV
- a CDS encoding PFL family protein; the encoded protein is MKMHIAPHEILQTIEMVENENLDIRTITMGISLLDCAGDDVQRVEQKIYDKITQQAEHLVSVGESLSARYGIPIVNKRVSVTPIALLGSSFNPEEMVRLAKALDRAAEVVGINFLGGFSALVQKGLTKGDRALIAAIPQALAETKRVCSSVNIGSTKTGINMDAVLTMGEVILECARRTADQDGIAAAKLVVFCNAPEDNPFMAGAFHGVGEPETVINVGVSGPGVVAHAVKKSPEADLGEIANLIKRTAFKITRMGELIGREASKVLNVPFGIVDLSLAPTPAVGDSVAEILENMGLERCGAHGTTAALALLNDAVKKGGAMASSHVGGLSGAFIPVSEDAGMIRAVEEGALSIEKLEAMTCVCSVGLDMIAIPGDVEPETIAGIIADEAAIGMINKKTTAVRVIPAIGKKVGERVEFGGLLGGAPVIRLNPFSSRDFIRRGGRIPAPITSLSN